GATGGTCAGAGGTCATTTTACGAAGCCGGTCATTTTATGATGGTAAATGTTCATTTTATGAAGGTCCTTGTTACCCATGAGTACGTTCGGGCTTCTAAGACATATCCCAGGAGCCTTTGATGATCACTTTTTTCCCGTGGCAAAATGACGGGAGCAGACGAGAAGAGAGGGCTTCTGCGACAGTGTGCTTCTAGTCTCCTTAGTGCATGTCATCGCCTGGAAAGAGGAGAAACAGAATCTTCGGCTGTACATTTGCAAACATTGAATGCCACGACTCCGAATCGCACTGCTCCGAATTCATCACACACAAACCTCAATGCGACAACTCCAAACAGCCCCTCAGCGAATTCATCTTAAACGGGCCTCCACACATGACGTTGTTTGGTTTTAAGCCATCTTCGGGGCAAAAATCGTTTGCACACTCCGGCAAGAGGAAACGAGCTCGCTACATACCTGGTGGAAACAAAGCACCGTATTATGTCAGAAATTTGTTTGCCAGTAAAGTCGTTTTGCAGCAAGTATTCGAGCTGTGCTCTCGATACCCCAAATCTCGGCCGTCCAACATGCCCACTGTGTTCTAATGGTAATTCATAGCAATCATTGCTACTCATCCCTACGAGAGATCTTGCTGCTTCGCAGATGAGAGGCTCTACTTCCCGTTAATCGAAGGATATGCCCATACAACCGATCCAGCCTGAAAGCTAAATAATCTGTCATGTCTTCGCTGACATTATCACCATCCAACTGCCTAACAATACTTAAAATCACGTGTAGCACCAAACGAAGCAAGACCAACTtctcgtccgccatgtttgatttGATTACCAGCAACAAAGGCTCCTGGGATTTGTCGTAGAAGCCAGCACGTACTCATGGGTAACATGGACCTTCATAAAATGAACTTTTACCATCATAAAATGACCGGCTTCGTAAAATGACCTCTGACCATTAAACAATGGGCCTTATGCATCAAGAAATGGCACACGATTAGCAAAACCAAAGGACCTTCATAAAATGACCTTGGACTATCAAACAATGAGACGTTATGCATCAACCCATAGTACCTTCATAAAATGAATTCTAACTATCAATTCGCAACAGAGCATGAAAATGCAACTAATGGTACATTAAATTAGAAAAGTACAGCATAAAATGCAACATCAGTACAATGAAATGCAACTTTAATTTCGACACCAATACCGCTCCATACGATTCCTGTGCAAAACAAGTGTAAAAGGCAACACCCTGCTTTTATTAGTTAGGGTTCAAAGTTTGGCTAAGATGGGTAAGTTTAAAACggtctttgaaaacaatttaaacaaaatgaatACAGCGCAGATTTAAAGTTTCTTCCCATTAAGGCACTTTAAGGACGTATAGTGTGTTATTTTGCCTCGAAATATGACAATCGTCATCAGAATACCGATGTCGCAGTGGTAGCCAAGTTAATTTCTAAAGTTGTTAAGATGTACATTTCTCTTTTAGATCAACCACAAATCAAGACTGAATATGAATCAGACGAGTGTACgtattttggttttatttttctattttcaacttctttgctttaaatgaaaatttgattGCTCAACAATCATCTAAAGTTAAAACCTTTGTCTTTATGATATTTTTTAGTGCCACATGAAGTTCCCATTGCGGAACAAAGCAGTTGTAAGTACATTTTATTTATACTCTTATAAACTCTTACTTTCCTTTCTGTTGTTTTGATGTTGCGTTTTGAGAACATTTGTAAGGAGATACGCGCAATCAGATTAGCTTCCTGGCACCAAAATTTCATAAGAACTAGGAATCATTTTGTGCTTATTTTAGTGCATATCAAGTTCTCTTAATcttacttttatttgtttttgtctcattGGATCCTCGTAAgtattctattttattttattttaaactgCTTCCCTACTTACGAATAAACAGtaatagagtagttttcaaatgactgtagaaagTAATTACATAATTGTGATTGCTACGCGCATTGAGAGCGcataaaagggaaaatatttagAATATCACAAAAGCCTCAcaaaatcgatgttttagctttattatgagcaaagaaaaaaaaatcataaaatttggcctttgaagggCTACAGTAACTTTAAAAGACTCGCGTCAAtctttcagccaatgagaagcaagaCCAAAAACAATCGCGCCATGTGcgcgtgatttttcctgcgctttgagcaagttaaaaataattgctaggaattgtgatttgttcatcgcgctgtttgctccaaTTGTGATTGATCCGAGTAATcgctttgtttttggtttttcgacaatcattCGAAAACCGCTCTAGTCCCAATTATTTGCTTGCTTCGCTATGTTTGTTTTCGAGTTACATTTACAAACTTATAACGAAATAATTTGATTTGCTGCTTGTCGACAGATTGAGAACAGATTTAAATTCCTGAAATTCTCTTGCGCTTTCTATTTAGGCACATTTTAACCAATAAAAGTATTATCCAGCCAAATTCATCACTGTTATcttagttttatttgttttcatacTCTTTAAGGTTTTTTTCGCTTTAAATGTTTAGGAAGTGAAAAAGAAATCTGGCGCCAACTTGGCGCCTTAATTTGCCGCGCTTATGTGGTTGTCACGTACGTTGAAAGTTCCTGCACGGCTTTTTCCCAGGCCTTCGCGGTAGGATTGATTTTCGGTGACGTATCCCATTGAGACCTAGGAACCAGGCCACGCAAACTTGCGATCGGCGCGATTAATCAACGatttttgcattaaaaaaaacttggcGAAATGAAAAGAAGGCAAAGAAAAGAAGTTGAATATTGGAACTTAACGCTGACAACCTCGGAAaaatttccgtacaggtccctacttcattatgcatgcatttttaattattaatatatgcgGCCTATtgtttttcgaaacaatgcatATTCCCAAATGTACTGAATGTATACATCAATAAGTTGTACTTACGTTATGAataaaaaaggaatttttttttctttttttggcctCTTCGTTTATGCCCGCTTTTTGGGTTTTGCGACCTTCCCGTTCCCAGGCCTCATACCTTGTCTTGCCTTCTTCCTTTCTCTTACCCACGCTCCTCTCCTCTTTGTTCCTTTTATTCTGATCTGTCTCTCGTCTTGAACGCAACCCCTCTTCCAGCAAATGATCTTCTGTGTTCAGACCTTACCAATGAGCTATCAAGCTAAGTCAATCATATCgtcattatttttaatatttgtattATCCTGACCTTCCTtaataaacataacaaaggaCCATTTGCTGCACGTAGCTGCACGCCGTAATtcactgcacctttcaatgatTGGTGATCGAGGGGGGCTAAAGCACGCTTTTTGCTATTCATTCGCCAACAACTCTTGCCGAAAAGTATAAAAACAAAGACATGATTTCCATTTCTCTCTTTACGTGTTCAATAATCATGGAACCGGCCAAACTAAACTTTTGGAAGTTATCTAGAATGCTAAGCGATCACGAAAGGTGCATACAGTGGTGTAAAGAACATAATCTACTCTCGTCGTCTATTAATTGTCCAAGACAGGGCTGTGAAAACACCCTGAATTGGCAAAGACGAGCTGCATCGGGAGATGGATTTGTTTGGCGATGCTCGaagaaaaattgcaatggacAAGCATCAATTCGCCAGAACTCATGGTTTTCTGGTAGTAAACTTTCCATTGAAAAAGTTATTGCCCTGACTTACGCTTGGGCGCACAGCTATACTACGACTCAAGCTATGCACGAGACCTCGTTGGACGATGAGAGCACCTCATCAGAACCGGTGATAGATTGGTATAACTATTGCCGGGAGGTTTGTGCAGACAGAATTATGAAACATCACGCGGGGCCAATAGGTGGACCTGGTTCGACTGTTGAGATCGACGAGTCTAAGTTTGGCAAGAGAAAGTATCACAGAGGTCGCTTCATCGAAGGACAGTGGGTCTTTGGTGGCATTTGCCGTGAAACCGAGGCCTGCTTCCTTGTTCCGGTAGAGCGCAGAGACAGAGATACCCTCTTGCCAATTATTTGCGCTCAAATATTGCCAGGAACACGCGTAATGAGCGATCTCTGGAAATCTTACGACTGCCTACAAAACGAGGGCTATCAACATCTAACAGTCAACCACAGCCTAAACTTCGTAGACCCAGACACCGGTGCCCACACGCAGGGCATTGAAAATACATGGTGGGGAGTAAAACGAAGTATGCCTCGTACAGGAACATCCAAGGATCTATTTGATAGCTACCTACAGGAGTGGTTGTGGCGTCAGCATTACAAAAGTGATCCCTTTGGAAACATAATCGAGCATATCGCCGATTTGTACAACGTTCGAGTTTAAACATCACACCACTGTATGCACCTTTCGAGATCGCATCAAAATACTGTGCATTTGGAGAGAACAGAAAAGAAGCCGACCCTATCTGCCTTTGCATTATCAGACGGACGGAAAGCTAAAATAACTGACAAATCAAGAAAGAGGTAGGAACAAATTTATTGAACGAAGCTCTTTATTTGCCGACGTAAACATACACAGACAACGTatatacaaaaataaatgaGGCAAAAAAGGTGTTCAAGTCTAGATTTGTATATAGAACGAGTTGAAAATGAGCATTTTACGCAAAAAtcggaggaaaaaaaaaagaacttatcGTATTTTGAGCGAAAACTCAAAAATTTCGTCTAAGACCACAtggacatagaaaaaaaaaccttaacgcTAGTAAAACAAAGCCAGTAGCCCCCAGAGACCATCCATTGTTACTTCTATTGTTCTTTCAGAACAAAAGCTGTATGCATAATaaagtagggacctgtacggaaatcttGCCACAACCTCTCCTGGATACAGAATATTACCGTCTTTGTCCAACTCCCGAGTTAACGAAAAAAACCCAATCAAGAGAAACTGAAATGAAAGTGTAAAAGTTGCAACACAGTTTGCATACATTGATTTATATATTCTACTTCGAATCAAACTGTTGTAATTTCACACAGGCCTACAACTTGAACTGACATATTCCAAGATGCAACGCTGGAACCCAAACTTATTCAAGGATTTTATAGTAAAAATGATggattaatttaaaaaaaaaattaaaataattttcttgaaaaatccgtggaaaaaaaactatttatgTCTTGTCACTGTTGTGATTTAACACAAACTTTGAACATCTAATGCAATATTGTCCTCAGCAAATGCTTGTTATTTGCATACTACCgcgtggctcagttgttgagcattgggctgtgacgcgggaggtcgtgagttcgactccggccggaccaacactcagggtcttaaaataactgagtagaaagtgctgcctttgtgattacatcagcaaatggttagactttcaagtcttctcggataaggactataagccggaggtcccgtctcacaacccttaataACTGTGGggcgttaaagaacccacacactattcgtaaagagtagggcatgaagttcccggtgttgtggtctggcactGATCattcattctgttctgggggcacctgttaattctacttgttacataaaaaaaagattgtgaactgcgccataaaaagcagtctggcaaagtcccccacaaaatgttgtaaagcgcatttgattatatacatagaaaatgcgctatataaatgcagaattcattcattcatactAAAGTGACTATTGTATGTACATTGATGTTCTCTGTTATTTTAAAGGAGTTACAGCTGTATGTGCTCTGAAATacaaagtttattttttatatCACTACATGAATAAATGATAAAAGATTCATAAATAGTTGGAGCAGGAGACCATTAAGGTTTTGCACTTAAGAAAAGAAGCACTATGGTGCTTCCCTTATTGCTAAACTTAAGTCAGTTCAGATGTTGAAAACAGCTGGACAAAGTTTTGTTTGTACCCACCAATTTTCCCAGTGCTTAGCCCTTTTAAAACTCATTGAAAAATACTAGCCACTTTTAAGGACTGGCTCCCTGATCACAATACAGCCTGAGTTGGCTTATTTGAAGCTTGGCACTTATTAAAAGGCCACCACTTTTAGCATGTAATAAGCTTATGTTTCACAAAATGTGAAGATGTACCTAAGCAGAAGTCGAACTGTTCATTGAAAGTTTCTGTAAAATTGATTGTTACTCCATAATCAATTTTTAATCTCATAGATAGTAAAATTATGCCAATAATCCTGATCTTGTACActtcaccattttttttttgtagaggAGAGGTAGCTGATCACTTTTTCGAGGCTGCGCCCTTATTAACAGTTTCATTCTACTGGGGATGCAGTCTCATTGAAGGCAGTGTGCTTATAATTGCATAATTAGAGTGATGAGTAAAATTAAAATGAAGTCAataaaatcagccattttgtcTTATATTTGCTAACAACAATGCATACTTAACATACTTAAAACCATTCATTCAATTGGTTTTGTAAAATTCCATTTGTCAAAATGCAGTTGTTCAAGACCAACTTGCTCCTCTGTCATACCAGGTGTGGACAAAACCTAGGCCCGGGCCCATGGGCTACCCTATGGGCCACCCTATGGGCTACACTATTttgatgattttataatttctcaataattttatcaatatgatttcttttattattatttgtatatTAACATCAGTGTATAACTTGACCCTTTTTCGTCGCGTCATGAAGGGCACTTaatgtaggaaaaaaaaaaaaaacatgttctGTCCGCCAATTCAAagtattgtaaatggtttgaacccaggagtcatatcataaagtaaagtgtcgaaacctttatcgacgccatcaagacagcacaagtacctgacgatcacaaactggtgtcttttgatgtgaaatcactgttcactagtattccacttcaactggctctcgactgcactgaaaccgccatcaacaactccactttacaactgccactacttaccaacgaccttatggacttgctgaacctctgccttacatctacttactttcagtacaacggtcaacactacaaacagttacacggaacagctatgggttcaccgttttccgttgttgttgccgaaatcgttatgcaaaacatcgaggaacaagccctggcaagttacaaacgaacaataccactctggttacgctacgttgacgatactttcacaactctacacaaagacgaaatcgacgattttcacgaacatctcaacagacaaaacgcccacattcagtttaccaaggagatcgaggacaatggtaagattccttttcttgactgcttggtcattcgtgacaacaacagactacagacgacggtttacagaaaacccacccacactgacagactccttgacgaatcatcttacaacccttcgtcacacaaggctacaacaatacggaccttaacgagacgcgcactactggtttgtaactctcacgacagcttagcagacgaacgtaagtacttagacaacgttttcagtaagaacaactacaaccgcgacttcgttacacgcaacacttaccgtacagaacccaacgaaacaaacactaaccttacacctaacactacagtgactataccgtacatcaaaggaacttctgaaattatcgctaggatcttacagccttacaacatccgtgttgctcacagacccatcactaccttacgaaaactactgactaacgtcaaagacaaagaccaacctagggacagacaaggagcagtttataagatcaaatgctgcgactgccaggctacttatatcggtgagaccggcagaaatttgaacactagactgactgaacacagacgagcgacgcggaacggtgacatcaacaataacattgctgaacaccatctacagacaaaccacagaatcgactgggactctgctacatgtgttacctacaacactaactactaccaacggatcgtactggaaagctggtttaccaacttagaacagacacctataaaccgatgcctacaacttcccgcaccatacaaacgactcatcgacgacatcaacagacaaacaacacactgatttactctcacagtactgcccaacgtattctacgatacacgtactgacctaagacctgtagacggatcgaaacgcaccaatcactgtttagtctttccagccaattacatctaggctcaactgacagtcgaccaataacatcacgaacaagttgaccaattacatctcgaccggagtttttatagtatctaccgacgttacac
The Acropora muricata isolate sample 2 chromosome 3, ASM3666990v1, whole genome shotgun sequence genome window above contains:
- the LOC136912475 gene encoding uncharacterized protein codes for the protein MLSDHERCIQWCKEHNLLSSSINCPRQGCENTLNWQRRAASGDGFVWRCSKKNCNGQASIRQNSWFSGSKLSIEKVIALTYAWAHSYTTTQAMHETSLDDESTSSEPVIDWYNYCREVCADRIMKHHAGPIGGPGSTVEIDESKFGKRKYHRGRFIEGQWVFGGICRETEACFLVPVERRDRDTLLPIICAQILPGTRVMSDLWKSYDCLQNEGYQHLTVNHSLNFVDPDTGAHTQGIENTWWGVKRSMPRTGTSKDLFDSYLQEWLWRQHYKSDPFGNIIEHIADLYNVRV